The following proteins are co-located in the Lepeophtheirus salmonis unplaced genomic scaffold, UVic_Lsal_1.4 unplaced_contig_12271_pilon, whole genome shotgun sequence genome:
- the LOC121130811 gene encoding probable endonuclease 4, whose protein sequence is MKRIGSHVSISKENFYDDIEMTEKLNIKYYIFHPGSDVNKMGVTKSLVEMANQINKTLDKFSKVCLVVEIMAGTNNTTNSNIGNKDRFGFCLDTCHMFASGYDFRTQHKYDNLISKIDNLIGLDTIKVIHLNDSKHPIGSRKDRHEHLGMGKIGIDAFRFFMEDERLDEKVFILETPSDEKYKEEIQILRDFLL, encoded by the exons ATGAAAAGAATAGGATCACACGTTTCAATTTCCAAAG AAAACTTTTACGACGACATAGAAATGACTGAAAAActcaacataaaatattacatattccaCCCTGGATCAGATGTTAATAAGATGGGTGTTACTAAATCCTTAGTTGAAATGGCCAACCAGATAAATAAAACTCTCGATAAGTTTTCAAAGGTGTGTTTGGTGGTGGAGATTATGGCAGG tactaataatactactaatagTAATATTGGTAATAAAGATAGGTTTGGATTCTGCTTAGACACATGTCACATGTTCGCATCTGGATACGACTTCAGAACACAACACAAATACGACAAcctaatatccaaaatagaCAACCTTATCGGACTAGACACTATTAAAGTCATACACCTCAACGATAGCAAACATCCAATAGGCTCTAGAAAGGATAGACACGAACATTTGGGAATGGGTAAAATTGGGATTGATGCTTTTAGGTTTTTTATGGAGGATGAGAGGTTGGATGAAAAGGTTTTTATATTGGAGACTCCAAGTGATGAGAAGTATAAAGAGGAGATTCAAATTTTAAGAgattttcttctataa